One window of the Balaenoptera ricei isolate mBalRic1 chromosome X, mBalRic1.hap2, whole genome shotgun sequence genome contains the following:
- the ARL13A gene encoding ADP-ribosylation factor-like protein 13A gives MFQILTSCWPCVKATEETRRNVTIIIIGLDNSGKTVLVEVFQRLLPSRMGGCMKPELTTVLLDDYEVSIYDLNGDSKGREIWPNYYAQAHGLIFVLDSSDSTRMQEVKVILPRLLSDERVAGKPILFLANKQDKKDALLLRNITEYLLLERLTKKNQSPCRIEPCSAIRNLQRRNPEPIIGSLRWLLSAIGDKYEELCARQQPLPSSIPASKGTTRGFGEIRSPDSFTTRMGNSKEKRQCLGQHSMEPKPLKPILQKEGVRIRPKKNISVTFALDEPEEEHECYGGNGARNTTELCYNESPQLHMPRKSF, from the exons ATGTTCCAGATACTGACCTCCTGCTGGCCTTGTGTAAAGGCAACTGAAGAGACACGAAG gaATGTGACCATCATTATCATTGGACTGGACAACTCAGGCAAAACTGTTCTTGTGGAGGTGTTCCAGAGAC TACTCCCCAGTAGGATGGGCGGTTGTATGAAACCTGAACTGACCACAGTCCTGCTGGATGATTATGAAGTTTCCATCTACGACCTGAATGGAGACAGTAAGGGCCGAGAAATCTGGCCAAACTACTACGCGCAGGCACATGGACTTATTTTTGTCCTGGATTCCAGTGACTCAACGCGCATGCAGGAAGTGAAGGTCATCTTACCACGCCTGCTGTCTGATGAAAGAGTGGCCGGGAAACCCATCCTATT CCTGGCCAACAAGCAAGACAAGAAGGACGCCTTGCTACTTCGTAATATTACTGAATATCTGCTGCTGGAAAGGCTAACGAAGAAGAACCAGTCCCCGTGTCGAATC GAGCCCTGTTCAGCCATCAGAAACCTCCAAAGAAGGAACCCTGAGCCTATAATTGGAAGCCTGCGCTGGCTGTTATCTGCCATTGGGGATAAATATGAAGAGCTGTGTGCTCGCCAACAGCCACTCCCATCGAGCATCCCAGCCTCCAAGGGCACCACCAGAGGCTTTGGGGAAATACGCTCACCAGACAG CTTCACTACCAGGATGGGAAACtccaaagaaaaaagacagtgcCTAGGACAACACTCAATGGAACCTAAGCCTCTAAAGCCAATCCTACAG AAAGAAGGTGTAAGAATAAGACCTAAAAAGAACATATCAGTAACATTTGCTTTAGACGAACCCGAAGAGGAGCATGAGTGTTATGGGGGAAATGGAGCTCGTAACACCACTGAGCTTTGCTACAATGAGAGCCCCCAGCTCCATATGCCAAGGAAATCTTTTTGA